One window of the Pyrus communis chromosome 17, drPyrComm1.1, whole genome shotgun sequence genome contains the following:
- the LOC137721916 gene encoding cullin-1-like, giving the protein MVRRLSRFFHYLDRYFITDRSLANLNEVGLNSFRDLVYRETKVDARVVVIGLINKGCEGEKIDRNLLKSVINIFVEIGMGQMDAYEEDFEAHMLTNTGKYYSRKASSWVSEDPNMNYMLKAEECLRRERARVSHYLHSSGEQKLV; this is encoded by the coding sequence ATGGTTAGAAGGCTGTCGCGCTTCTTTCATTATCTTGATCGCTACTTCATCACTGACAGATCACTCGCGAACCTAAATGAAGTTGGACTTAACAGCTTCCGTGATTTGGTCTATCGAGAGACCAAAGTTGATGCCAGAGTTGTTGTAATTGGTCTTATAAATAAAGGGTGCGAAGGGGAGAAAATTGACAGAAACCTACTGAAGAGTGTGATCAATATATTTGTTGAAATTGGCATGGGACAAATGGATGCTTATGAAGAGGACTTTGAAGCGCATATGCTAACGAACACTGGAAAATACTATTCTCGTAAAGCATCAAGTTGGGTTTCGGAGGATCCTAATATGAATTACATGTTAAAGGCTGAGGAATGCTTGCGAAGGGAGAGGGCTAGAGTTTCTCATTACCTGCACTCAAGCGGTGAGCAGAAGCTAGTGTAG
- the LOC137722678 gene encoding cullin-1-like, producing MGYQVIEWDQGWDYVQQGIAKMNRIIQGSSEPQFTSEEYMSLYTTIYNMSIQQPPHNYSQQLYEKYQETIEEYISSTVLPPLMEKHDEFMLQEYVKNWVNYKVMFRWLSHFFGFLDDHGITRNQTSLPGPNEVVLNCFRNLVYQKVNANVRYYVLGLMHKEREGEKIDRELLKNVINIYVEIEMGELDAYEKDFEEYMLIDTRKYYLHKASSWILEYSYADYMLKVEECLRRERDRVSCYLLPSSQKKLMETVKHCLVVVHGNQLIQKKHSVSGCTLLTVENLEELSRKFIANLALERLSLC from the coding sequence ATGGGTTACCAAGTTATCGAGTGGGATCAAGGATGGGACTACGTACAGCAGGGGATCGCAAAGATGAACAGGATTATACAAGGATCATCAGAACCTCAGTTCACCTCAGAAGAATATATGAGCCTTTACACAACCATCTATAACATGTCTATTCAACAACCTCCTCATAATTATTCTCAGCAGCTTTATGAAAAGTATCAGGAGACAATTGAGGAATACATTTCTTCAACAGTGCTGCCGCCCCTAATGGAGAAGCATGATGAGTTTATGTTGCAGGAGTATGTCAAAAATTGGGTAAATTATAAAGTTATGTTTAGGTGGCTCTCACACTTCTTTGGTTTTCTTGATGACCATGGCATCACTCGGAATCAGACATCACTTCCTGGGCCGAATGAAGTTGTACTTAACTGCTTCCGTAATTTGGTTTATCAGAAGGTAAATGCTAATGTGAGATATTATGTACTTGGACTTATGCATAAAGAACGCGAGGGAGAGAAAATTGACAGAGAACTACTGAAGAATGTGataaatatatatgttgaaATTGAAATGGGAGAATTGGATGCGTATGAAAAGGACTTCGAAGAATACATGCTCATTGATACTCGCAAGTACTATTTGCATAAAGCATCAAGTTGGATTTTGGAGTACTCGTACGCAGATTACATGTTGAAGGTAGAGGAATGCTTGAGAAGGGAGAGGGATAGAGTTTCTTGTTACCTGCTTCCGAGCAGTCAGAAGAAGCTAATGGAGACGGTGAAACATTGCTTGGTGGTGGTTCATGGAAATCAACTGATTCAGAAGAAGCATTCTGTATCTGGATGTACTTTGCTCACGGTTGAAAATCTGGAGGAGCTTTCTAGGAAATTTATTGCTAATTTGGCATTGGAACGCTTGAGTCTCTGCTGA